The Paenibacillus uliginis N3/975 genome has a window encoding:
- a CDS encoding aldo/keto reductase family protein has translation MIYRKLGSSGLKVSEIALGNWITHGAQVNNETAYACVHAALDAGITTFDTADAYSETRAETVLGQALKGMRRESIELCTKVYHPTGTGHNDRGLSRKHIMEACHASLNRLQTDYIDVYYAHRFDSTVSLEETFLAFSDLVRQGKILYVGISEWTADQIAKGAALARELRVPLVASQPQYSMLWRVIESEVIHVCEREGIGQVVWSPLAQGILSGKYAPNKPLPQGSRASTSAGAPFFERLAGQWLRTEVLLAVSKLSSIAHEAGLTLPQLAIAWVLQNPQVSSAIIGASKPEQVQENVKAAGTRLDSEMMKQIDTILDGLVERDPAKTG, from the coding sequence ATGATCTATCGAAAATTAGGTTCCAGCGGCTTAAAAGTAAGTGAGATTGCTTTAGGTAACTGGATTACCCACGGCGCTCAAGTAAATAATGAGACGGCCTATGCCTGTGTTCATGCTGCACTGGATGCGGGGATTACTACATTTGATACTGCGGATGCGTACTCGGAAACGAGGGCGGAAACGGTACTAGGTCAAGCTTTGAAAGGAATGCGTCGAGAGAGCATAGAGTTATGCACCAAGGTTTACCATCCGACAGGAACAGGACACAACGACAGAGGTCTTTCCCGTAAACATATTATGGAAGCCTGCCACGCTTCACTGAACAGATTGCAAACGGATTACATCGATGTTTATTACGCCCACCGCTTTGATTCGACGGTATCCCTTGAAGAAACCTTTCTAGCCTTTTCGGATCTGGTTCGCCAAGGAAAAATTCTATATGTCGGGATAAGCGAGTGGACGGCAGACCAGATTGCCAAGGGTGCTGCATTAGCGCGGGAGTTGAGGGTTCCATTAGTGGCCAGTCAACCCCAATACTCGATGTTATGGCGTGTAATCGAATCGGAAGTCATTCACGTTTGTGAGCGGGAAGGAATCGGGCAGGTGGTCTGGTCACCTCTTGCACAAGGAATTCTTTCCGGAAAATATGCGCCAAACAAACCGTTGCCGCAAGGGTCTCGTGCTTCAACTTCGGCGGGAGCTCCATTTTTCGAGCGATTAGCAGGTCAATGGCTGCGCACCGAAGTACTGCTAGCTGTTTCTAAGCTCTCCTCTATCGCACATGAAGCCGGGTTGACATTGCCACAGCTTGCAATAGCATGGGTGCTGCAAAATCCGCAGGTATCATCCGCCATTATTGGGGCATCTAAACCAGAGCAGGTACAAGAAAACGTCAAGGCTGCTGGGACTCGCCTTGACTCTGAGATGATGAAACAAATCGATACTATATTAGATGGGCTAGTTGAGCGCGATCCGGCAAAAACCGGATAA
- a CDS encoding AraC family transcriptional regulator — translation MNLDDHILLWNHVFIKVMDVRFQTMDKGEELPTYRLPASAFLYTVRGSARVWLDHSVHRVERFHVLHGGKGMCLNIVSEDELEYYIILYRAILALPCRQEIQQLLERENPFQYQYAFAPHHPLSLYDKVELLEQEWRQASGLGKLHVKALLHQFVYELLSQLHQQGIQPLKPDLMAQAVVYIREHFKQPITLELIAEELECSTGHLSRLFKKQMHTSPIHYLGQVRVDRAMQLLLQTDATLQEIAESVGYPDAHSLSRSFKKYKGVSPVRFKKERRQQHWDQDLPITMLKYAVQEKQPPRYNEIDYQYQHGTRGEFLMQGRIKITAMTMLICLSMLLGACSNQANTQVGSQTETNPTTTQTKGDQPTGDGQTGEQTKTRTVTTLKGDVEVPANPKRVASDQYMGHLLKLGIIPVGVRSFMLSEAWIEKAGISKDVIAGIEDLGEFPMNLEKLTYLEPDLIIGSIEKNIEDYQKIGTTVFLPYWEGLSTAGPLEKFRRISEIFGKQQEAEQWIAEYENKVEEAKKKIDGIIKEGETVSIVQVANKSLYVLAAEGGNYGSSTIYGMLKLPPTEKALNMKEGFENISLEVLPEYVGDHIFVYGSNDEGANEVLNSNLWKGLPAVKKGQVYMYGGFGEKGDEFVMEDPYSMELQLDTIVNILIATNK, via the coding sequence ATGAATTTGGATGATCACATCCTGCTTTGGAACCATGTTTTTATAAAAGTAATGGATGTCCGTTTTCAGACAATGGATAAGGGGGAGGAGTTGCCAACCTATCGGCTGCCGGCCAGCGCATTTCTATATACCGTGCGCGGAAGCGCCCGGGTGTGGTTGGATCATAGCGTTCATAGGGTCGAACGATTCCATGTGCTGCATGGCGGAAAGGGGATGTGCCTGAATATCGTCTCGGAGGATGAGCTTGAATACTACATTATTCTTTATAGGGCAATTCTAGCCTTGCCATGCCGCCAGGAGATTCAACAACTACTGGAGAGGGAGAATCCTTTTCAGTATCAATATGCTTTTGCACCGCATCATCCGCTGTCCCTGTACGATAAAGTTGAATTGCTGGAACAGGAGTGGCGTCAGGCATCGGGACTAGGTAAACTGCATGTCAAAGCTTTACTTCATCAATTTGTGTATGAGCTGTTGTCGCAGCTGCACCAGCAAGGGATTCAGCCGCTTAAACCGGATCTGATGGCGCAGGCTGTCGTGTATATCCGCGAGCATTTTAAACAGCCCATCACATTAGAATTGATAGCGGAAGAACTGGAATGCAGCACCGGGCACCTGTCCAGGCTGTTCAAGAAACAGATGCACACCAGTCCTATTCATTATCTTGGTCAAGTACGGGTGGATAGAGCGATGCAGTTGTTACTGCAGACGGACGCTACTTTACAGGAAATTGCGGAGAGCGTAGGGTATCCGGACGCCCATTCGTTAAGCCGTAGTTTCAAAAAATACAAGGGAGTATCTCCTGTCCGTTTCAAAAAAGAGCGGCGGCAGCAACATTGGGATCAGGATTTGCCCATAACGATGCTAAAATATGCCGTTCAAGAGAAACAACCCCCACGCTATAATGAGATTGATTATCAATATCAACATGGTACGAGAGGGGAATTTTTGATGCAAGGAAGGATCAAAATTACAGCGATGACGATGCTGATCTGTTTATCGATGTTGCTGGGAGCCTGTTCAAATCAGGCAAATACACAAGTAGGTTCGCAAACGGAGACCAACCCGACAACAACCCAAACTAAAGGCGATCAGCCGACTGGAGACGGGCAAACAGGAGAGCAAACAAAGACGAGAACGGTAACGACGTTGAAAGGCGATGTAGAAGTACCGGCGAACCCGAAACGGGTAGCTTCAGACCAGTATATGGGGCATCTTTTGAAACTTGGTATCATTCCAGTTGGGGTGAGAAGCTTTATGCTTAGTGAGGCCTGGATCGAGAAAGCGGGTATTTCCAAAGATGTTATTGCCGGAATCGAGGATCTCGGCGAATTTCCTATGAATTTAGAGAAATTGACTTATTTGGAGCCAGACTTAATTATAGGTTCGATCGAAAAGAACATCGAAGACTACCAAAAAATTGGAACTACGGTGTTTCTGCCATATTGGGAAGGCTTATCAACAGCGGGGCCATTGGAGAAATTCCGGAGAATTAGTGAAATCTTCGGAAAGCAGCAGGAAGCGGAGCAATGGATAGCCGAATATGAAAACAAGGTTGAAGAGGCCAAAAAGAAAATTGACGGTATAATCAAAGAAGGTGAGACGGTCTCGATCGTGCAAGTTGCTAATAAATCACTGTATGTGCTTGCGGCGGAAGGCGGCAATTATGGAAGTTCGACCATATATGGGATGTTGAAGTTACCGCCTACGGAAAAAGCCTTGAATATGAAAGAAGGGTTTGAGAATATCTCGCTCGAAGTTTTGCCTGAATATGTGGGGGATCATATATTTGTATACGGTTCAAATGATGAAGGGGCTAATGAAGTATTAAACAGCAACTTGTGGAAGGGACTCCCTGCTGTCAAAAAAGGTCAGGTATATATGTACGGTGGGTTCGGAGAGAAAGGCGATGAATTTGTAATGGAAGATCCTTACTCGATGGAGCTTCAACTTGACACTATTGTAAATATTTTAATAGCCACTAATAAATAG
- a CDS encoding NADH:flavin oxidoreductase/NADH oxidase — MKDLFAPYEVMDLKLKNRVVMPPMCQYSVNNKDGIATDWHYTHYVSRAIGGAGLIIIEMTDVEPDGRISDFDLGIWSDEQIAPLARIVEACHAYGAKVGIQIAHAGRKAEDAVVPVAPSAIPFSTESTTPRELTTTEVKAMVEKFRQGVARAVKAGFDVIELHGAHGYLIHQFHSPLTNHRTDEYGQDLTLFGTEVIRATKSEMPAGMPLIMRISAKEYVEGGYGINESIEFSKAYKEAGADIFHVSTGGEGPIGIGPMATKGKPGAHAAYQVPFASAIKKSLGVPVIAVGRLDEPALADAVIGNEEADLVAVGRGMLRNPYWTLEAAVQLNKETDVPEQYRFGFPRKNR; from the coding sequence ATGAAAGATTTATTTGCCCCCTATGAAGTTATGGATTTGAAGCTGAAAAACCGGGTAGTTATGCCTCCGATGTGTCAATATTCAGTTAACAATAAAGACGGAATTGCTACCGATTGGCATTATACACATTATGTGAGCCGAGCGATTGGTGGAGCTGGATTGATTATTATTGAAATGACCGATGTTGAGCCTGATGGCCGAATTAGTGATTTTGATCTTGGAATATGGTCCGATGAACAGATTGCCCCGTTGGCCAGAATTGTTGAGGCTTGTCATGCTTATGGTGCCAAGGTAGGTATTCAAATTGCCCACGCAGGACGCAAGGCGGAAGATGCGGTAGTTCCAGTAGCGCCATCAGCAATTCCGTTTAGTACGGAGTCCACAACTCCAAGAGAATTAACGACTACAGAAGTGAAAGCAATGGTCGAGAAATTCCGGCAGGGTGTAGCACGGGCTGTTAAAGCCGGATTTGATGTCATTGAGCTTCATGGCGCGCACGGTTACCTTATTCATCAGTTCCATTCACCGTTAACAAACCATAGAACAGATGAGTACGGACAGGATCTGACTCTGTTCGGTACAGAAGTTATTCGTGCAACCAAAAGTGAAATGCCTGCAGGGATGCCTTTAATCATGCGTATTTCTGCTAAGGAATATGTAGAGGGCGGATATGGAATTAATGAGAGCATAGAGTTTAGTAAGGCGTATAAAGAAGCTGGAGCAGATATTTTCCATGTCAGTACCGGTGGTGAAGGACCCATTGGGATTGGGCCAATGGCAACGAAAGGCAAACCGGGTGCGCATGCCGCTTACCAAGTGCCATTCGCTAGTGCAATCAAGAAGAGTCTGGGTGTACCAGTGATTGCGGTTGGAAGGTTGGATGAGCCGGCGCTTGCCGATGCCGTAATCGGCAATGAAGAGGCTGATCTTGTTGCAGTAGGACGAGGCATGCTGAGAAATCCTTATTGGACGTTAGAGGCTGCTGTACAACTTAATAAGGAGACGGATGTTCCCGAACAGTATAGATTCGGATTTCCCAGAAAGAACAGATAA
- a CDS encoding MarR family winged helix-turn-helix transcriptional regulator, with product MDNVLNNDFINNWLTLTHIQMNVANELEANLQEKYQLSLKEFYLLLFLSEAPEKKLKLQQLESMVGLSQSAVSRLVSRFEARGCGALKRHVCGDDRRSIYTSLTPIGQDKLDRAQVTFEEVLLAAFPEQKVKQLLQQMLRLKQNESQ from the coding sequence ATGGACAACGTTCTTAACAATGACTTTATAAATAATTGGTTGACTTTAACACATATACAAATGAACGTAGCCAATGAATTGGAAGCGAATTTGCAAGAGAAATATCAGTTGTCTTTAAAAGAATTTTATTTACTATTGTTTTTGTCTGAGGCTCCAGAAAAGAAATTAAAATTACAACAACTAGAATCAATGGTTGGTTTAAGTCAAAGTGCCGTTTCCAGACTTGTTAGCCGATTCGAAGCCAGGGGCTGTGGAGCTTTAAAAAGACATGTCTGCGGCGATGATCGCAGAAGTATTTATACCTCGCTTACACCAATAGGTCAAGATAAGCTTGATCGGGCACAAGTAACATTTGAAGAAGTTTTGTTAGCAGCCTTTCCTGAACAAAAGGTTAAACAGTTGCTGCAACAAATGCTCCGTTTAAAACAGAACGAATCTCAGTAA